A region of Geobacillus sp. 46C-IIa DNA encodes the following proteins:
- the cbpB gene encoding cyclic-di-AMP-binding protein CbpB has product MTWLGNKQPANMTVKPFLIPADKVAHVQPENYLDHALLVLTKTGYSAIPVLDTSYKLHGLISMTMIMDAMLGLERIEFERLETMKVEEVMNRNIPRLRLDDSLMKAVGLVVNHPFVCVENDDGYFEGIFTRREILKQLNKELRKQKGTPKP; this is encoded by the coding sequence ATGACATGGTTAGGAAACAAACAGCCGGCCAACATGACGGTTAAACCATTCCTCATCCCTGCGGATAAAGTCGCGCACGTTCAGCCTGAAAACTATTTGGATCATGCGCTGCTCGTCTTGACAAAAACCGGCTATTCAGCGATCCCAGTTCTCGATACATCGTATAAACTGCATGGGCTCATCAGCATGACGATGATTATGGATGCGATGTTAGGATTAGAGCGCATCGAGTTTGAACGGCTCGAAACGATGAAGGTCGAAGAAGTGATGAATCGAAACATTCCGCGCCTCCGGCTCGACGACAGCTTGATGAAGGCGGTCGGACTTGTCGTCAATCATCCATTCGTCTGCGTAGAAAACGATGACGGCTATTTTGAAGGAATTTTTACCCGGCGGGAAATTTTAAAGCAGCTAAATAAAGAACTGCGTAAACAAAAAGGCACGCCGAAGCCATAG
- the abbA gene encoding antirepressor AbbA, translated as MAKRLPLQLSGEEASLLLEVLFSQEYALELVRSELADIENGDKEADERRYRQLLRLYDRLLTEER; from the coding sequence ATGGCGAAGCGGCTGCCGCTGCAGCTGTCGGGCGAGGAGGCGTCATTGTTGCTTGAGGTGCTGTTCAGCCAGGAATATGCGCTCGAACTTGTCCGTTCCGAGCTGGCGGATATTGAAAACGGGGATAAGGAGGCCGACGAACGACGATACCGGCAGCTTTTACGTTTGTACGACCGCCTTTTAACTGAAGAAAGGTAA
- a CDS encoding EAL-associated domain-containing protein encodes MDALDVMANLSQVIPYYQPIFSADEHGVIGYEVLGRFQTEAGPISLGPFFHDETIPEEFRMEVDDVITKKALDYFLSLDDQTLLIFFNRDANLLMLDRGESFLQLLLGYEAKGLALSRIILEINEQHFKGDLDQLSHLLTYIRTYGIKVAVDNIAEHSIHLERIGVLSPDILKIDLHELRKTAVHQAYQEIVHSISLLARKIGATLLYEDIETSFQLQYAWRHGGRYYQGYYLAKPAPEVVPRDLLKELLRQECHRFIQQEKKKLEMLYQISEQFQQRIAALLGKYKKAGGFNELISLLADELDDVCFRIYVCDEDGFQQSGNMFKRGGRWELQQQYYMKNWSWRPYFLENIIRMRSRRRGILSDLYTDIETGETIRTYSYPIDERHYLFIDLSYSYLFEHDAHY; translated from the coding sequence ATGGATGCATTAGACGTGATGGCCAACTTGTCGCAAGTGATTCCGTACTATCAACCGATTTTTAGCGCCGATGAGCATGGAGTCATCGGATATGAAGTGCTCGGGCGATTCCAAACGGAAGCGGGGCCGATCAGTCTCGGGCCGTTTTTTCATGATGAAACGATTCCGGAAGAGTTTCGCATGGAAGTGGATGATGTGATCACCAAAAAGGCGCTCGATTATTTTCTGTCGCTCGATGACCAGACGCTGTTGATCTTTTTCAACCGCGACGCCAATTTATTGATGCTTGACCGCGGCGAATCGTTTTTGCAATTGCTTCTCGGTTACGAGGCGAAAGGATTGGCGCTTAGCCGCATCATATTGGAAATTAACGAGCAGCATTTTAAAGGCGACTTGGATCAGCTCAGCCATTTATTGACGTATATCCGCACGTACGGCATTAAAGTGGCGGTCGATAATATCGCCGAACATAGCATTCATCTTGAGCGGATCGGCGTTTTGTCGCCTGACATTTTAAAAATCGACTTGCATGAATTGCGAAAAACGGCTGTCCACCAAGCTTATCAAGAAATCGTTCATTCCATTTCGTTGTTGGCGCGCAAAATCGGAGCGACGCTTCTGTATGAGGATATTGAAACATCATTTCAGCTTCAGTACGCATGGCGGCATGGCGGCCGCTACTACCAAGGGTACTATTTGGCTAAGCCGGCGCCGGAAGTCGTGCCGCGTGATTTATTGAAAGAACTGCTGCGTCAAGAATGCCATCGCTTTATCCAGCAGGAAAAGAAAAAGCTTGAGATGCTGTATCAAATTTCCGAGCAGTTTCAGCAACGGATTGCCGCGCTGCTTGGCAAATACAAAAAAGCGGGCGGCTTTAATGAGCTGATTTCGCTGTTGGCCGACGAACTCGATGACGTTTGCTTCCGCATTTACGTCTGTGATGAAGACGGCTTTCAACAGTCGGGCAATATGTTTAAGCGCGGCGGCCGCTGGGAGTTGCAACAGCAATATTACATGAAAAATTGGAGCTGGCGTCCGTATTTTTTGGAAAACATTATTCGCATGCGTTCGCGCCGGAGAGGGATTTTATCGGATTTATATACAGACATCGAAACCGGGGAGACGATCCGGACGTATTCATACCCGATCGATGAGCGCCATTATTTGTTTATCGACTTGTCGTACAGCTATTTGTTTGAGCATGACGCCCATTATTGA
- the fadH gene encoding 2,4-dienoyl-CoA reductase, producing MNGKVIIVTGGSSGMGKYMAKRFVAEGANVVITGRRVEALEEAKREMETPGGGRVLVVPMDVRNPEQVADMVARADAEFGRIDALVNNAAGNFICPAEKLSINGWNSVINIVLNGTFYCSREVGNYWIQRGLKGSIINIIATYAWHAGAGVIHSASAKAGVLAMTRTLAVEWGKKYGFRVNAIAPGPIERTGGAERLWESEEAERMTIDSVPLGRLGTPEEIAAVAAFLLSDEAAYINGACITVDGGQWLNRRPF from the coding sequence ATGAACGGAAAAGTCATCATTGTTACCGGCGGGTCGAGCGGAATGGGCAAATATATGGCGAAGCGGTTTGTTGCCGAAGGGGCGAACGTCGTCATTACGGGAAGGCGGGTTGAAGCGCTGGAAGAGGCTAAGCGGGAAATGGAAACGCCCGGCGGCGGGCGGGTGCTTGTTGTCCCGATGGATGTGCGCAATCCGGAACAAGTCGCGGATATGGTCGCACGAGCCGACGCGGAGTTTGGCCGCATCGATGCTCTCGTCAACAACGCGGCCGGCAATTTTATTTGTCCGGCGGAAAAGCTGTCGATCAACGGCTGGAACAGCGTTATCAATATCGTATTGAACGGAACGTTTTACTGCAGCCGCGAAGTTGGCAACTATTGGATTCAGCGCGGCTTGAAAGGGAGCATCATCAACATCATTGCGACGTACGCCTGGCATGCCGGCGCGGGGGTCATTCATTCGGCAAGCGCCAAGGCCGGGGTGCTGGCGATGACGCGCACACTGGCGGTCGAGTGGGGGAAGAAATACGGCTTCCGCGTCAATGCGATCGCTCCGGGGCCGATCGAGCGGACAGGAGGGGCCGAGCGGCTTTGGGAGTCAGAAGAGGCGGAGCGGATGACGATAGACAGCGTGCCGCTCGGACGGCTCGGAACGCCGGAAGAGATCGCGGCGGTCGCGGCGTTTTTGCTTTCGGATGAAGCCGCTTACATCAACGGCGCCTGCATTACGGTCGACGGCGGGCAATGGCTGAACCGGCGGCCGTTTTAA